TCGGTGAGCATGCTGCCGCGGTCGATCCCGCGCGGGGACATGCCCGGCGCGATCGGCTCCGGCGGCGCGATCGGCTGAGCCGGGTCGCCGTCGGCGACGTACAACGTCGGTATGCTCAGGTATCCCGTCCAGCGCAGCAGGCGCTCGCGCACCGCCGGGTCGAGGTCGTAGTGCTGCTCGACGTAATCCACACCGAGATCGTCCAAGACGCGACGGGCCAAAGTCGACAGGGGACATCCGCTCGTGCGATTGATCATGACGAGGGTGAGGGGCATGGATTATGCGTCCGGGAGAGCTGTCGCGGTCGGTACAGGGGTAGCGGGTATGATGCCGAACAAATTGTCCGGTTCGAGGAAACACAGAACGCCCTCGACCACGCCCCGCGACAGCACGTCTTGCCGATTGACGAGCGAGTCGCGGTCGGCGCGCATAAAGCCGAGCTCGATGATCGCGGCCGGTGTGAGCGGGTGGATTTCGCGGAAGGAATGATAGTTGGTCATGTGAACGGTCGTTCCGTATCTGCGTTCTAGGCCGGAGACTGCCCCGTACAATGCCGCGATACATTCGGCCAGCCGATCGTCTGGCCCGCCCGGCGGCTTGGCTTCTGCTTTGGCAACCAAAAACCCGCTGACGACTTCATCATATTGCGCGCAGGTATTGCTGTGGATGCTGACCAGTGCCGCACCCTGAAAGTCCGTCAAGCGCGGGTCGAATTCGTCAAGCAGCAGCACACTGTATCCGCGCTGACGGAGCGCCAGCACGACCTGCGACGCTACGGCGAAGTTGATTTCGTTCTCGGTCAGGCCGTCGTCGCATACCGCGCCCGGATCATAGCTGGCTTCCTGTCCCGGCCCGCGATGCCCGCTGACGATCCCGATGGTGCGCGCCCAGTTGGGCGTCGGCGCGATGGTTGGCGTCGGCGTGGGGTGGTCGGCATAGACCACCTGCGCAATATTGCGCCGCACGTCCGGGCTCAAGAAGTCGGCCGAGGTGAACCAGCTCAAGATTGTCGCCATCAGGCCGGCGGCGAAACTGGTGACCAGCAGCGCGCGGATGACTCCGCCCAGCACGCCTACCCGGCGCGCCTGTCGCGCCGCTTGACGCTTCTTCACGCGGCGAATGCGCTCGGCTTCGAGCGCCGCGGCCTGTACCCGTTCTTCGTCGGTGAGCGGACGCGCGGCCGGCTGTGCGTACACCGGGGCGGGCATCTGCGGCTCCGACACCAGAATGCGCTGGCCGGGCACGATATCCTGCCGCGGCGCAGGCGTCTGCGATTCCGCTTGCTTGGGTGGGCTGACCGGTGGCGGTTGGGGCTTGCGTGGTTCGCTTGGTGGGCGGCGCGGCGCACTGGGTGGCCGGTCAACCGGCGGCGGCAGCGGGGCGTCGTCGTCGAAGAACCTCGGAAGATCGGCCGGAGGTGGCACGCCGGCATCCGCATCGGTGGCACTGCGCTCGGCAGCACGGCGTGCCGCGGCCTGCCGCACCAGTTCGGAAAAGATCATCGACGCCGGCAGATCGCGCGACGCATCGTCGCGATCGGGGCGATTGCGATCTTCAGAAGGGGGGGGCGTGCGGTCGTCCATATCGCGCCTAGTATAGCGCAAGTCGTCTTGACGATGATGAGAGGTGGGGCGCTGCCCCACAGCCCGCCAGAAGGCTTACGCCCTCTGGACTCCCTATGCGCGAAATCGCCACGCATGTGTGGCGATTTCGCAGTCTTGGGGTCAAGGGGTGTAAACCTGTTGTGGAGGTGCGCAGGCAAAGCCTCTGCCTACAGTATTGGCAGGCCGTGCTGAATCAGCGTCGGGGCGGTGGCGGCGGCGGCCACAATGACGGTCACGAGCGCGTAAAGCGCCGCGCGCGCCGGCCCGTTCTGGCGGGCAATCAGGGCTGTTGCGGCAATCGCACAGGCCAGCGCGACCCACACAGCAGCCGGCACGGTGAGGATGACAGCGCCGAGCATCAGCCC
The sequence above is a segment of the Candidatus Flexicrinis affinis genome. Coding sequences within it:
- a CDS encoding glutaredoxin family protein — encoded protein: MPLTLVMINRTSGCPLSTLARRVLDDLGVDYVEQHYDLDPAVRERLLRWTGYLSIPTLYVADGDPAQPIAPPEPIAPGMSPRGIDRGSMLTEPNTDQLMAWLRKHGLTHANEWLTG
- a CDS encoding N-acetylmuramoyl-L-alanine amidase produces the protein MDDRTPPPSEDRNRPDRDDASRDLPASMIFSELVRQAAARRAAERSATDADAGVPPPADLPRFFDDDAPLPPPVDRPPSAPRRPPSEPRKPQPPPVSPPKQAESQTPAPRQDIVPGQRILVSEPQMPAPVYAQPAARPLTDEERVQAAALEAERIRRVKKRQAARQARRVGVLGGVIRALLVTSFAAGLMATILSWFTSADFLSPDVRRNIAQVVYADHPTPTPTIAPTPNWARTIGIVSGHRGPGQEASYDPGAVCDDGLTENEINFAVASQVVLALRQRGYSVLLLDEFDPRLTDFQGAALVSIHSNTCAQYDEVVSGFLVAKAEAKPPGGPDDRLAECIAALYGAVSGLERRYGTTVHMTNYHSFREIHPLTPAAIIELGFMRADRDSLVNRQDVLSRGVVEGVLCFLEPDNLFGIIPATPVPTATALPDA